ACTTTTACGTTAGGAAAAACAAGCCTAGCTACTTCATATGTGTCATTTTTCTCGGTATAAATAGCATCTTGTGACATGTTTGTTATAACAGGTTTTCCATTTTCTAGATTATGAACTTGTACCGAAACATCTTTTAAATTTTCTCTTGAATCTTTACCAATATAAAGCGGTATTTCAACCTTTCCGTGTTTCAACCCTTCTTTATTAAGAATTTTAATTTTTTGATTCGTTTTAATATTAAGACGCCATGTGTCTTTATTAAAAAAAGCATTACCGTAATCGTATATGATAAGTGCTTCTGCAGCTGGATCCTTCTCATAAGTATTTGTTTCTAACTCTTGTTTGGTAACGTTCATACCAATTTCAAATACCTGAGCATTTGTGGATAATGAAAATAAAATGATAAGAAGGAAAATGTATTTTTTCATATTCTAAAATGTAGAAATTTTTATTCTTTTCTTGTTTCGTCTAACGTAAGATTGTATGATATGTTGATTATCTCTGTTATTTGACATGGGTGTAATTAGAGAGAGTAAAACTTCAGTATTATTAATTTGATGATTCAAATCAAAAAAACCTAGGCCTTTAAATGTGCCATTTTCAATGACAACAACACTTTTTTCATCAACATACCTTCCGCGGTCTATAATGAGCATATTTTTGTTTTCGTAAGAATGTAAATCTATAAAATTATAGATACGATTATTATAAGCTTCTACAGATTCTTTATTGATACATGCACCATGACACTCTTCAATACCATAATTAAAACAACTTGATTTGGTTTTTTCGAGACCAGTGAGTTTTTGACAGAGTTCATAATTAATAACGGCATTATTAATAAAGTGGTTTGCACTTTGTCTATTTGTAAAGGTTGTTATTGGGGTTTCTGCTTTTGTTGCACTATCTACTCGTAGATTTACGTAACCATTAGTGTCAGTAAACTGATAAAGTCCATGCGAAAACAAGTGCTTTTTTAAGGCTCTGTTAAGTAATGGTTTGTTCTTTTTAATCTCTTCACTTTCTTTTAATAATGCAATAAGTTCACTTCCTGTTTTTTCGTAAGATACCGAAGAGACTAGTGCCTGAATTTTTTTTGATTTAGAATTGGTACCAGTAAAGTGTTGGGTAATTCGTTTTTTGATATTGTTACTTTTTCCAATATAAATAATTTCACTTGCTTCATTATGAATGTAGTAAACACCAGTTTCATTTGGCATTTCCTCAACTATAGCTTTTAAGTTCGAAGCTATTTTTGATTTTTGTTCAGTCTTTACAGCTTGTGTGATAATTTCCTTTTTAAGGTCTTTATTTAATAGCATTTTAAAGAGCTTGACAGTAGCTTTTGCGTCACCGTCAGCGCGATGCCTATCACTAATAGCAATCCCTAAAGCACGAGTTAATTTGCCTAAACTATATGATTCCATATCCGGAATCAATTGTTTAGATAGCTCGACTGTACAAAGTGTTTTTCTTTTATATGGAAAACCTAAACGTTTGAATTCTGTCTTTAAAATACGGTAGTCAAAAGAAGAGTTATGTGCTACAATAATACAGCCTTCAGTAATTTCTACAATACGTTTTGCAACCTGATAGAATTTTGGTGCATTTCGTAACATCTTACTATTTATACCTGTAAGATTAACTACAAAAGGCTGAATTTCTCGTTCTGGATTAACAAGACTTATAAATTGGTCTACTATTTCATGGCCGTCAAATTTATATATAGCAATTTCTGTAATGCCTTCTTCGTTAAATTTTCCGCCAGTAGTTTCTATGTCAAGTATTGCGTAAATAGGAGTATTTCTGTTTGGATTTAAAAAGTGAAGATAGTTGTATTTATAAGATTTTCAAAAGAGAATTAATTGTAATTTCTTGCTCCAAAAATACTGCTACCAACACGTATCATAGTACTGCCACAATCTATGGCTATTTGGTAATCACCACTCATACCCATACTAATAGTTTGTAATTTACAGTTATGACTATCAACTTCAGGAAGTTCTGTAAATGTAGATTTTAGAAGGTTAAATTCACTCTCGACTTGTTGCATATCATCAGTGAATGTTGCCATACCCATTAGGCCAACAATTTTGATGTTTTCTAATTCCAAAAGTTCGTCTGAAGTTAAAATGCTTTTTGCATCTTCGGGCGATAAACCAAATTTGCTATCTTCTTTTGCTATTTTAATTTGAAGTAGACAATTAATGATACGTTGGTGTTTTTTTGCTTGTTTGTTTATTTCTTTAAGTAGTTTTAAGCTGTCTACACCATGAATTAAATCCACAAACTCAGCCATGTATTTGACCTTGTTGCGCTGTACATGACCAATCATATGCCATTGTATGTCTTTTGGCATAGTTTCCCATTTGTCAGCCATTTCTTGGATTTTATTTTCTCCAAAAATGCGTTGACCAGCATCGTAAGCTTCCATTAAGGCACTAATAGGTTTTGTTTTAGAAACGGCTACTAAAACGACATGATTTGGTAATTGAGACTTTATTTTATTTAGATTTTGTTTTATGTTCATCGTCATTCAATAATATGTAGATTTATATACTCACAATCATGTTCGTTTCCGTAAATATAAAAAGGTTTTATAATTGGAAAGTTTTTAAATAATTCTCCGTCATTTTCAGAAAGAACTTCATTTAATAATAAAAAATATTTGTATTTGTAGGATTCATAAATACAATTATAAAGTTCAAAATCATTTATGAGTTGGTTGTATAAATCTAATTCATCAACTATTCTTTCAAAATCGAAAAGAGGCTTACTAAAAGACGTAGAATCGATTTTTTTTTCAAATTGAAATAATTGGTTTGAGTAATCATAGTCAAAATATTCAGGATTTTTTAAGATAGGAAAATCTCCTTTTCCATAAATTGAACACCAAGACTCAGAAAGATTATCGAATGAAATAAATAAAACCTGTCTTTCTAAAGAATCAAATTTGTCTAAATTTTCTCTTTGAAGTTTAGAAATTATTTTCTTTAAATCTGATTTCAAATTATTTTTTAGTAAAATTTCGTCAAACTCAAATTTTACTAACTTTTCAAATATTGAAGAAATTTTAAAGTTTTTTAGGGAGTTTTTAACTTCAGTTATTTCGATTTCATCCATCCGAAAATATACTTCTCTAGTATAGTTATTTAATACTATCTCATTGTTATCAATTAAATAATCTACAAAGTTTTTATAGTTCAGACTCTTAACTCTATTAAAGTTTTTGTCAAATAAATACTGTAAGTTTTTTCTAATATTTTCCGATTGACCTACTACTTCCATAACATCTAAATCTCAAAACTCATAAATAGTAACACCACTTCGTAACTTAGGCTCAATATAAGTGCTCTTTGGTGGCATTTTTAGACCTTCGTCCGCTATGGCTTTCATTTGTTCAATTGTTGCTGGAATCATACCAAAACCAACTTTGAATTCGTTACTATCGACCATACTTTTTAAATTAACGATATCTTTTTTACCGCTTAAATAATCTATACGCGTATTATTGCGTAAATCGTCAATGCCTAGTATTGGTTTTAAAACGGTGTCATAAAGTAATTGTGCGTCCAAAGCATCAAGAGATGTTTTAAATTTATAATCATTTTTTCTGAGGTATAAGGAGTAGAATTCTCCATCTAAATACATACTAAAATGATGTGCTTTAGACGGTTTGTAAGGCATAATACCTCTATTTTCGATACGATACACAGTATCTAATTGAATTAAAAACTCTTCTTTGGACATGCCGTTTAAGTCTCTTATAACTCTGTAAAACTCATGAAGTTTTAATTCAGATTCAGGAATCAAAAAACTCATAAAAGAGTTATAAGTTTCGTTGCCAGTATGATTATTGTTTTCAGCTTTTAATTCTTTTTGCAAAAGCGTAGATGAAGACGAACGGTGATGTCCATCTGCAATATAGAGTACTTCCATTTCTGTAAAAGCATCAGAAATAACACTAATGTCATTTTCGTTATCTATTTGCCATAAATAATGAGTGTCTCTATATGTAGTCGTAAATTCAAACTCAGCGCGTTGTTTCTGTATTTCTGAAACTATGATTGAAATATTATCATTATCAGGATAGGTGAGTAGTACAGGTTCGGCATTGAAACCTACTGTTTTTAGATAGTCTTTAAAGACAGTCTCACGACTTTCGATAGTATCCTCGTGTTTTTTTATAACATCATTTTTGTAGTCCTCGACACTGGCTGCAGCAACAATACCATTAAAGACTTGATGGTCTCTGTCTACAATGCGATAGATATAAAAAGATGCTTTTTTATCCTGAACAAAGACACCATCTTCTTTAAACTCTTGATACCTGTTTTTTACGAGTTGGTAACGTTCTTTACCAGATATCTCCTTATCATATTTATAACCAGGATTTACAATGTGTAAAAAAGAATACGGATTGTAGTCTAATCGTGCTTCGCGTTCTGGCTGAGTATAACTTTGATATGAGCGAGATGCCACTAAACTTACTTTATCTCGTGTTGGACGTACTGCTCTAAATGGAGTTATTTTTGCCAAATTAGTATCCTATTTAGAAAATTGTTTAGCTACATTTTCTGCTTTTCTACTTTCTGAATAGTCATAGAAGCCTTCACCAGATTTTACACCAAGTTTACCAGCACGAACCATATTTACTAATAATGGACATGGTGCATACTTTGGGTTTTTAAATCCGTCGTACATAACGTTTAATATAGACAAACAAACATCTAGACCAATAAAGTCTGCTAGTTGAAGTGGTCCCATTGGGTGTGCCATACCAAGCTTCATTACAGTATCAATTTCTGTAACACCAGCTACACCATTATAAAGCGTTTCAATAGCTTCATTAAGCATTGGCATTAATATACGGTTTGCTACAAAACCTGGATAATCATTAACTTCTGTAGGGATTTTACCTAATGTTTTAGATAATTCCATAATCGTATTAGTCACTTCATCACTTGTATTATAACCTCTGATGATTTCAACCAGTTTCATAATTGGTACAGGATTCATAAAATGCATACCAATAACTAGTTCTGGTCTAGATGTTACAGCACCAATTTGTGTGATTGAAATTGAGGAAGTGTTTGTGGCTAAAATAGTATCATCAGGACATGCCTCATCAAGCTCTCTGAATATTTTAAGTTTTAAATCTAAATTTTCTGTTGCTGCTTCGACTACTAAGCTGGCAGATTCAACGCCTTCAGTGATACTTGTAAAAGTTTCTATGTTTCCTAATGTTTCAGATTTATCATCTTCTGATATTCTTTCTTTAGCCACCATTCTATCTAAATTTTTAGCAATGGTATCCATGCCTTTTTTTAGAGATGCTTCACTTATGTCTATTAGTTGAACTTTAAAACCAGATTGTGCAAATGTGTGGGCTATTCCATTACCCATCGTTCCTGCGCCTATGACTGCTACGTTTTTCATTGAGAATTATATTTATTCCTATTTAAATAAGAATTTATTTAATTAATTATTTGAATTGTTTTGTGAGAATTAAAATTGATTGATAATCATATTTGCAACACGCAAAGCCTCAGTACCATCATGTAGGGTTACTACTGGTTTTGTGTTGTTATTAATTGCGTCAGCAAATGTTTCTAACTCGTCTAAAATTGCATTATTGTTTTCTATTTCAGGATTGTCGAAATAGATTTGTTTTTTTAAGCCTTCAGCATTTTGAAGAATCATATCGAAATCACCAGGGTTTTCTGGAGCATCTTTCATTTTTACAACTTCACATTTCTTTTCTAAGAAATCTACTGATATATAAGCATCCTTTTGAAAGAAACGTGTTTTGCGCATGTTTTTTAATGAAATACGACTTGCTGTTAAGTTAGCTACACAACCATTTTTAAATTCAATACGGGCATTAGCAATATCTGGAGTTTCACTAATTACAGAAACACCACTTGCGGATATGTGCTTCACAGGTGAGTTAACAACACTTAAAATAATGTCTATATCGTGTATCATTAAGTCCAAAACCACAGGGACATCAGTTCCTCGAGGGTTAAATTCTGCAAGACGATGTGTCTCGATAAACATTGGGTTTTCTATCTGGTCTTTTACACCAATAAAAGCAGGATTAAAACGCTCTACGTGACCAACTTGCCCTTTAACGCCGTGCTCTGCAACCAAAGTTCTAATAGTTTCAGCCTCTTCGACTGTATTTGTAATTGGCTTTTCAATAAAAATATGTTTGCCTTTCGAAATTGCTTTTTTTGCACAATCATAATGGCTTAGTGTAGGTGTTACAATATCTACAACATCTACAGCATCAATCAATGCATCAATTGTATCAAAGTATTTGTAACCAAATTCTTCGACAACTTTTTGAGCATTTTCGGGATCAGCATCGTAAAAGCCAACTAGGTTATATTTTTTAGATTGGTTGAGTAATCTTAGATGAATTTTTCCAAGGTGACCAGCACCAAGAACACCAGCGTTTAGCATGTTTTTCTGTTTTTCACAAAAATAATCGTTTTCAATGAAAAATATCGAAAAGCAATTATAAAAAACTATTAATTCAATAATATAATACTGAATAAAATTATGTTGGAATTTGCTGTTTGTTGAATTATTTTAGCATTAACTAAACTACCATTTTTGAAAGATACATTTAAGCATCAAGGTATGCGACAACAATTAGTTCAGATTCTTATAGATAAAGGAATAAAGGACGAAAAAGTTATGGCGGCTATTGCAAAAATACCAAGACACTTGTTTATGGATTCTGGTTTTATAGATCATGCATATCAAGACAAGGCGTTTCCTATTGGTGCAGATCAGACCATTTCTCAACCATACACTGTCGCTTTTCAATCTGAGTTGATGCAAATAAAATCTGGAGATAAAGTTCTTGAAATAGGAACGGGTAGTGGTTATCAAACTGCTGTATTAATAGAGTTAGGTGCTAAGGTATTTTCTATTGAACGCCAAAAAGAGCTGTTTAAAAAAACATCTAAATTTTTACCAAAATTAGGTTATCGTGCTAAGAAATTAATTTTTGGCGATGGCTATAAGGGCTTACCTGATGAAGCACCTTTTAAAAGTATAATTGTTACTGCTGGCGCACCGTTTGTTCCCAAACCACTATTATCTCAATTAGAAATTGGCGGACGCTTGATTATCCCTGTAGGAGACGCTATACAAACAATGAACCTTTTCATAAGAAAAGGACCAAAGGAATTTGAACAGCACGAACTCGGTGAGTTTCGTTTTGTGCCCCTTTTAGAGGATAAGAATTGATGTGTATCAGATATTTATTAATGAAATCTTACTTTTTGAATACTAAAATTCATATTTAAATATATATAATAATATTTCTGGCAGATTATTATTATTTTAGTTATCCCTGATAATCAAATTAATAAATAAACCTACATCTAATGCCTGCTAAATTAACTAACGCTTTCCTGTGCTCTATATGCATAATATTTATTTCATTCTCTCAAAATAAAAATAGTAAAGCACCTTTATTAGATGTAGTTGCTACTAATTTTAATGCAGTAGAGTTAGATTCTATTTCTAAAGAACTCCTTACTGAGTTTAGGAGAGCTAATTATAATGTAATTCTCGAAAAAGGACCAGCGCTTTTAAAAAATGCAATTGCTTTGAATGATTCTGAGCTAGAGTTAAGAATGAGCAATGCTATTGGTAATACTTTTATTCAACTTGAAGATTTTGATAATGCAAACCTGTTTTTTAACAAAGCATTGAAGGTGTCTGAAAAACAAAACGATACGCTTGCAGTAGTAAATACATA
This DNA window, taken from Winogradskyella sp. PC-19, encodes the following:
- a CDS encoding Gfo/Idh/MocA family protein, producing MLNAGVLGAGHLGKIHLRLLNQSKKYNLVGFYDADPENAQKVVEEFGYKYFDTIDALIDAVDVVDIVTPTLSHYDCAKKAISKGKHIFIEKPITNTVEEAETIRTLVAEHGVKGQVGHVERFNPAFIGVKDQIENPMFIETHRLAEFNPRGTDVPVVLDLMIHDIDIILSVVNSPVKHISASGVSVISETPDIANARIEFKNGCVANLTASRISLKNMRKTRFFQKDAYISVDFLEKKCEVVKMKDAPENPGDFDMILQNAEGLKKQIYFDNPEIENNNAILDELETFADAINNNTKPVVTLHDGTEALRVANMIINQF
- a CDS encoding YggS family pyridoxal phosphate-dependent enzyme — translated: MNIKQNLNKIKSQLPNHVVLVAVSKTKPISALMEAYDAGQRIFGENKIQEMADKWETMPKDIQWHMIGHVQRNKVKYMAEFVDLIHGVDSLKLLKEINKQAKKHQRIINCLLQIKIAKEDSKFGLSPEDAKSILTSDELLELENIKIVGLMGMATFTDDMQQVESEFNLLKSTFTELPEVDSHNCKLQTISMGMSGDYQIAIDCGSTMIRVGSSIFGARNYN
- a CDS encoding exonuclease domain-containing protein, with translation MYAILDIETTGGKFNEEGITEIAIYKFDGHEIVDQFISLVNPEREIQPFVVNLTGINSKMLRNAPKFYQVAKRIVEITEGCIIVAHNSSFDYRILKTEFKRLGFPYKRKTLCTVELSKQLIPDMESYSLGKLTRALGIAISDRHRADGDAKATVKLFKMLLNKDLKKEIITQAVKTEQKSKIASNLKAIVEEMPNETGVYYIHNEASEIIYIGKSNNIKKRITQHFTGTNSKSKKIQALVSSVSYEKTGSELIALLKESEEIKKNKPLLNRALKKHLFSHGLYQFTDTNGYVNLRVDSATKAETPITTFTNRQSANHFINNAVINYELCQKLTGLEKTKSSCFNYGIEECHGACINKESVEAYNNRIYNFIDLHSYENKNMLIIDRGRYVDEKSVVVIENGTFKGLGFFDLNHQINNTEVLLSLITPMSNNRDNQHIIQSYVRRNKKRIKISTF
- a CDS encoding 3-hydroxyacyl-CoA dehydrogenase family protein; the encoded protein is MKNVAVIGAGTMGNGIAHTFAQSGFKVQLIDISEASLKKGMDTIAKNLDRMVAKERISEDDKSETLGNIETFTSITEGVESASLVVEAATENLDLKLKIFRELDEACPDDTILATNTSSISITQIGAVTSRPELVIGMHFMNPVPIMKLVEIIRGYNTSDEVTNTIMELSKTLGKIPTEVNDYPGFVANRILMPMLNEAIETLYNGVAGVTEIDTVMKLGMAHPMGPLQLADFIGLDVCLSILNVMYDGFKNPKYAPCPLLVNMVRAGKLGVKSGEGFYDYSESRKAENVAKQFSK
- a CDS encoding DUF1015 domain-containing protein is translated as MAKITPFRAVRPTRDKVSLVASRSYQSYTQPEREARLDYNPYSFLHIVNPGYKYDKEISGKERYQLVKNRYQEFKEDGVFVQDKKASFYIYRIVDRDHQVFNGIVAAASVEDYKNDVIKKHEDTIESRETVFKDYLKTVGFNAEPVLLTYPDNDNISIIVSEIQKQRAEFEFTTTYRDTHYLWQIDNENDISVISDAFTEMEVLYIADGHHRSSSSTLLQKELKAENNNHTGNETYNSFMSFLIPESELKLHEFYRVIRDLNGMSKEEFLIQLDTVYRIENRGIMPYKPSKAHHFSMYLDGEFYSLYLRKNDYKFKTSLDALDAQLLYDTVLKPILGIDDLRNNTRIDYLSGKKDIVNLKSMVDSNEFKVGFGMIPATIEQMKAIADEGLKMPPKSTYIEPKLRSGVTIYEF
- a CDS encoding protein-L-isoaspartate(D-aspartate) O-methyltransferase, whose protein sequence is MKDTFKHQGMRQQLVQILIDKGIKDEKVMAAIAKIPRHLFMDSGFIDHAYQDKAFPIGADQTISQPYTVAFQSELMQIKSGDKVLEIGTGSGYQTAVLIELGAKVFSIERQKELFKKTSKFLPKLGYRAKKLIFGDGYKGLPDEAPFKSIIVTAGAPFVPKPLLSQLEIGGRLIIPVGDAIQTMNLFIRKGPKEFEQHELGEFRFVPLLEDKN